DNA from Syntrophorhabdaceae bacterium:
GGCTCAATGGATACGCATCCTTTTTGAGGAAGTGGATGGAACCAAGCACATATACCGGGTTTCCCTTGCCTTTTATAAGCCAGAGAAAATTCTTCTGCCCCTGGGCGTGCGCTAAGGGCGAGGACACAAAAATCAGGGACAGCAGAATAGAGAGGAAAAGACCCGATCGCTTTGAGATTTCTTTTTTCACCTCTACCCCCAAAGGTACGTCAAGAAACGTACACGTCCGGGCAGGACAGAAAGCCAGTGCCCCGCTATCAGTTGCGCAGGATTCGCTTATCCCCCGACCTGATCGTGAGTTTGATTTCGTCCAGATATTCGAGAAGCGGAATCATGTATTTCCGGGATATATCGACCACCGATTTAAAATCTGAAGGGGTCATCTCTTTCTTCGCCGTAAGATAGGAGATCGCCTTCTGCTTCAAGTCCTCAATGGCGTCGCGATGGAAATACATATCTGACTTCAATTTAACCACTCTGCCCTGAAAGTTGAGTTTACCGAGGATGTCCTTGAGCTCCCGCTCGTTTCTCCCTGTCTCATAAGCCAATTCTTTGAGGCCGGGCGGGGTCAACCAATGCCCGAAGAGTACTTTTAGCACGCCGCTTTCTGTTTGTTCCAGGCTCTTGTCGATTTTCTCCCCGGGGCTCTTTACCTTTACCTTGTCCTTTTCCACCTCAACAAGATTCGCGCTGATGCTCTCCTCCAGGGCCTTCTGGAAGATGCTCGGTTCGACCCTAGGGAGCCTCGTTCTCAGTTCTTCCTTGGACATGCCCGCTTTAAGAGGGTTCTTCTCAAAGAAGGAGGTGATAATAGACGTAAGGGTCTTCTTATAGGCTTCGAAAGCTTCCATATCAACGGTTATCTTTCCAACGGATTTTACTCTTCCGAGTCGTTCGAGCTGTCCGGTGAGCGCCGCAGCGTACGAGCGGTCTTTTCCCATGAGAATACAGAGCGTCTCCTCATGGACGCCTTCAAAACCTCCTTTCCGGACATGGTATCGGGTCTTTTCAAGGTCATCCCCGTGGGTCAGCACATCGTAAATACGCTCAAGGTCCGCCGCCTTTCTTTTGTGCTTGGGCGGCATAATGTCGAGTACCCTTCCTCCTCCGATAGTCTGGATGGCGTACGAACCCCTCAGAATGAAGTTGTCTCCGGGCAGCGCCACAAGCGGGTTCTTGAAGACAAATTGTACAAAGAGCTCCTCGCCCGGTTCTATAGCATCCTTGCCGAGTACAACGAGTCTCGCTTCTTCCTGGGTGGTCGCGATATGGAACCGCATCACCGTATCGTTTTTGATCGGCTTGTAGGGGAGTTTCAGATACTTGAGTGTGGCGTCAATCCTGTGAGTAAATATGAGCGTGCCTGGCTTTCCGATGATAACACCCCGCGCAATCTCGCTCTTTTCGATGCCCTGAAGATTAAGGGCCACCCTCTGACCTGCAATGATTTCTTCCGTGTCTTCGTGATAGGCCTGTATGTTCTTTACCTTTGTTCTTTTGGACAACGGATAGATGTCCACTTCTTCGCCGACTTTGAGCGACCCGGAGATGCAGGTTCCAGTGACGATGGTGCCGAGCCCTTTTATGGTAAATACCCGGTCTACAGGCAGCCTGAAAATGCCTTCCCGGGACCTTTCTTGAATCTCATCGGCAAGAGTGGCGATAGCATCCTTCAGTTCGGGAATATTCTCTTTTGTCATTGCCGAAACGACCATGATCGGTGAATTCTCAAGTACCCTGCCGGCGAGGAATTCTTTGACGTCCTCTTGAACGAGCTCGACCATTTCATTATCCACGAGGTCTTTCTTTGTGATGACGACGATCCCCCGTTTGATCCCGAGCATTTCGCATATATCCATATGCTCGCGGGTCTGCGGCATGACCCCTTCGTCTGCGGCAATCACGAAGAGCACCATATCGATGCCCCAGGCACCCGCCACCATATGGCGTATGAACTTTTCATGCCCGGGAACGTCAACTATACCGACAAGGAGGTCATCCCCGAAACGGTAATGCGCAAAACCGAGTTCCGTGGTGATACCTCTCTCTTTTTCCTCTTTCAGTCGGTCACAATCGATGCCGGTCAGCGCCTTGATGAGGGCCGTTTTCCCGTGGTCTATATGCCCCGCAGTGCCGATAACGATCTTTTTCATAATATCTGTAACTATACAATATTTTCGTACACCTCTCAATGGAACAATGCGCTTTCTCTCCGGATCGGTTCGAGAAGATTGACTTATAGCGCCCTTTGTGGTTTAACGTGACACAAGGGGAAATCATCACAAGATCTAATCTGAGAGGCGCGCAAATATCGTGTTCCTGATCTCTGTCATCGCCTTTGCTGCGGGCATCTATATCGAGACCCTCTATCCTTTACCAATTCTCGTCTCTCTTTCTGTCTCAACCCTTTTTCTTTGCGCTATCCCCCTGGCGTTGCGCCGTACATATCGAGTCTCGTTCGTTCTCATGGCCGTCTGTTTTGTTTTTGCAGGTATGGTGCGGCTTGCCCTCATCACTGAAGATCGCCCGGTGCCGCACCTTAAGGAAGCAACCGACGTCTATGGCGGTATCATCACAGAATCATCACCAAACACAAAGATCGTTAAGCTCGCCTATCCCGATAACCTGTCTGGCTTGAGCGTGGTATTTCGCACATCGGACAATCTGGGAATCAATGATGAAGTCAGAATATTCGGGTCTTTGAGGGAACTCTCGCTCACCTTCAGAAATCCATATTTAGTCACATGGAAGTGGCTCACGAGGCTCGAAGGCATATCCTACGAATTACGAGGCGCCATCGTCTCTGTGAGGCAAGGGCGAAACTACGTGGAGGCCTGGAGAAATTACCTTGCCCGAAACATAGAGAACTCGGGCGCGCAGCACTCCGGCATCATCAAGGCCTTGACCATCGGCGATACTACCGGCCTCGATGAGGACACTAAGGCGCTCTTTCTGAGAACGGGAACATCGCACATCCTTGCCATATCGGGATCGAACATCAGCATTGTAACGGCGTTTTTCTTTTTTATTGCCAGAATGCTGATGAGGACTTCGGTTTTTGTGCGCCTCCGCGGTGATGACACAAAGTATGCCGCGCTCTTGTCCATCCCCTTCGCCATCCTCTTCATGCTCACTGCCGGTTCGGGCATACCAATCATCAGAGCAACGATCATGAT
Protein-coding regions in this window:
- the selB gene encoding selenocysteine-specific translation elongation factor, producing MKKIVIGTAGHIDHGKTALIKALTGIDCDRLKEEKERGITTELGFAHYRFGDDLLVGIVDVPGHEKFIRHMVAGAWGIDMVLFVIAADEGVMPQTREHMDICEMLGIKRGIVVITKKDLVDNEMVELVQEDVKEFLAGRVLENSPIMVVSAMTKENIPELKDAIATLADEIQERSREGIFRLPVDRVFTIKGLGTIVTGTCISGSLKVGEEVDIYPLSKRTKVKNIQAYHEDTEEIIAGQRVALNLQGIEKSEIARGVIIGKPGTLIFTHRIDATLKYLKLPYKPIKNDTVMRFHIATTQEEARLVVLGKDAIEPGEELFVQFVFKNPLVALPGDNFILRGSYAIQTIGGGRVLDIMPPKHKRKAADLERIYDVLTHGDDLEKTRYHVRKGGFEGVHEETLCILMGKDRSYAAALTGQLERLGRVKSVGKITVDMEAFEAYKKTLTSIITSFFEKNPLKAGMSKEELRTRLPRVEPSIFQKALEESISANLVEVEKDKVKVKSPGEKIDKSLEQTESGVLKVLFGHWLTPPGLKELAYETGRNERELKDILGKLNFQGRVVKLKSDMYFHRDAIEDLKQKAISYLTAKKEMTPSDFKSVVDISRKYMIPLLEYLDEIKLTIRSGDKRILRN
- a CDS encoding ComEC/Rec2 family competence protein, yielding MFLISVIAFAAGIYIETLYPLPILVSLSVSTLFLCAIPLALRRTYRVSFVLMAVCFVFAGMVRLALITEDRPVPHLKEATDVYGGIITESSPNTKIVKLAYPDNLSGLSVVFRTSDNLGINDEVRIFGSLRELSLTFRNPYLVTWKWLTRLEGISYELRGAIVSVRQGRNYVEAWRNYLARNIENSGAQHSGIIKALTIGDTTGLDEDTKALFLRTGTSHILAISGSNISIVTAFFFFIARMLMRTSVFVRLRGDDTKYAALLSIPFAILFMLTAGSGIPIIRATIMITVCMLAINFERERHIENTVALSALIILILYPYSIFMPTFQLTFMSVFFIILFSKALYPYARSWHPVLKWSFSSVLITLSAMIGTLPIVLYHFYGINPFAVVHNLILVPLMCVIAMPLALVGMFVPYGAYLLRLSGD